One window of Bacteroides sp. AN502(2024) genomic DNA carries:
- the rsgA gene encoding ribosome small subunit-dependent GTPase A, whose product MKGLVIKNTGSWYQVKTDDGQFIECKIKGNFRLKGIRSTNPVAVGDRVQIILNQEGTAFINEIEDRKNYIIRRSSNLSKQSHILAANLDQCMLVVTVNYPETSTIFIDRFLASAEAYRVPVKLVFNKIDAYDENELHYLDALINLYTQIGYPCFKVSAKNSNGVDEIKKDLEGKITLFSGHSGVGKSTLINSILPGIETKTGKISSYHNKGMHTTTFSEMFPVDGDGYIIDTPGIKGFGTFDMEEEEIGHYFPEIFKTSANCKYGNCTHRHEPGCAIRKAVEEHLISESRYTSYLNMLEDKEEGKYRAAY is encoded by the coding sequence ATGAAGGGATTAGTAATCAAAAACACGGGTAGTTGGTATCAGGTGAAAACCGATGACGGACAATTTATCGAATGTAAAATCAAAGGTAATTTCCGGCTGAAAGGGATTCGCAGCACCAATCCTGTCGCAGTGGGCGACCGTGTTCAGATTATACTTAATCAGGAGGGCACTGCCTTTATCAACGAAATAGAAGATAGGAAAAACTATATCATCCGTCGTTCTTCCAATCTTTCCAAACAATCACACATCCTTGCCGCCAACCTCGACCAGTGCATGCTGGTGGTAACCGTCAACTATCCCGAAACTTCCACTATCTTCATTGACCGCTTTCTTGCATCGGCAGAGGCTTATCGCGTTCCCGTCAAATTGGTATTCAACAAGATAGATGCTTACGACGAGAATGAACTCCACTATCTGGACGCACTTATCAACCTGTATACACAGATCGGTTATCCCTGTTTTAAGGTTTCCGCCAAAAACAGTAACGGAGTGGACGAAATTAAAAAGGACTTGGAAGGCAAAATTACACTATTTTCCGGTCATTCGGGAGTCGGTAAATCGACTCTTATCAATTCCATACTGCCGGGCATAGAAACCAAGACCGGCAAAATTTCTTCTTACCATAACAAAGGTATGCACACCACTACTTTCTCCGAAATGTTTCCTGTAGACGGGGATGGATATATCATTGACACTCCGGGTATCAAGGGGTTCGGTACATTCGATATGGAGGAGGAGGAAATCGGACATTATTTTCCCGAAATATTCAAGACTTCCGCCAACTGCAAATATGGCAACTGCACTCACCGTCATGAACCCGGATGTGCCATACGCAAGGCTGTGGAAGAACACCTTATCAGCGAATCGCGCTATACCTCTTATTTAAATATGCTGGAGGATAAAGAGGAAGGCAAATATCGGGCTGCCTACTAA
- the pyrH gene encoding UMP kinase, producing MAKYKRILLKLSGESLMGEKQYGIDEKRLAEYAQQIKEIHEQGVQIGIVIGGGNIFRGLSGAHKGFDRVKGDQMGMLATVINSLALSSALVAIGVKARVLTAIRMEPIGEFYSKWKAIECMENGEVVIMSAGTGNPFFTTDTGSSLRGIEIEADAMLKGTRVDGIYTADPEKDPTATKFDDITYDEVLKRGLKVMDLTATCMCKENNLPIVVFDMDTVGNLKKVISGEKIGTLVHN from the coding sequence ATGGCAAAGTATAAAAGAATCTTACTAAAGCTCAGTGGAGAGAGCTTGATGGGCGAAAAGCAATACGGCATTGACGAAAAAAGATTGGCAGAATATGCTCAACAAATCAAAGAGATCCACGAACAAGGAGTACAGATTGGTATCGTCATCGGAGGAGGCAATATATTCCGCGGACTAAGTGGAGCCCATAAAGGATTTGACCGTGTGAAAGGTGACCAAATGGGAATGCTGGCTACCGTTATCAATAGCCTCGCTCTAAGTTCCGCTCTTGTGGCTATCGGTGTAAAAGCACGTGTGTTGACAGCAATACGAATGGAACCTATCGGTGAATTTTACAGTAAATGGAAGGCCATTGAATGTATGGAGAACGGTGAAGTAGTTATCATGTCTGCAGGAACGGGAAATCCATTCTTTACCACAGATACCGGTTCTTCACTGCGAGGAATAGAAATCGAAGCAGACGCCATGCTGAAAGGTACTCGTGTAGACGGTATTTACACAGCCGATCCCGAAAAAGATCCTACTGCAACCAAATTCGATGATATTACGTATGATGAAGTATTGAAACGTGGTCTGAAAGTCATGGATTTAACTGCGACCTGCATGTGCAAAGAAAACAACCTGCCTATCGTCGTATTTGATATGGATACAGTCGGTAACCTAAAAAAGGTTATCAGTGGAGAAAAGATAGGCACGTTAGTCCATAACTAA
- a CDS encoding tetratricopeptide repeat protein: MRTLPAFLLFLFSLSPALNAQSVDEMLQKVSAAIEAGQNGQAVSYFRQTIPLNIDRTEMYYWTDVDKNSEISSKLAVELALAYKKKRSYDKAYLFYKELLQKEPDNVDCLEACAEMQVCRGQEKEALRIYEKIVQLDADNLAANIFLGNYYYLMAEQEKRKLEMDYKKLSSPTKMQYARYRDGLSRLFTTRYEKARSSLQKVILRFPSTEAQKTLDKILRIEKEVKR; this comes from the coding sequence ATGAGGACTTTACCTGCTTTTCTTTTATTTTTGTTCTCACTGTCGCCGGCGCTGAATGCACAGTCGGTTGATGAGATGTTACAGAAAGTATCTGCCGCCATTGAGGCCGGGCAGAATGGACAGGCTGTGAGCTATTTCCGGCAGACTATTCCTTTGAATATAGACCGTACGGAAATGTATTATTGGACGGATGTGGACAAGAATAGTGAAATTAGCTCCAAACTGGCTGTCGAATTAGCTCTTGCCTATAAAAAGAAACGGAGTTACGACAAAGCTTATTTGTTTTACAAAGAGTTGCTGCAAAAAGAACCTGATAATGTGGATTGTTTGGAAGCATGTGCGGAAATGCAAGTGTGTCGCGGGCAAGAAAAAGAAGCTTTGCGTATATACGAAAAAATAGTGCAACTGGATGCGGATAATCTGGCAGCTAATATCTTTTTAGGAAATTATTATTATCTGATGGCAGAGCAGGAGAAGAGAAAGTTGGAGATGGATTACAAGAAACTTTCTTCTCCTACTAAAATGCAATATGCCCGCTATCGGGACGGATTATCGCGATTGTTTACTACTCGGTATGAAAAAGCACGTAGTTCGTTGCAGAAAGTGATTCTGCGTTTTCCGTCGACAGAAGCCCAAAAGACATTGGATAAGATATTGAGGATAGAGAAAGAGGTGAAGCGCTAG
- the frr gene encoding ribosome recycling factor, whose protein sequence is MVDVKTCLNNAQEKMDMAIMYLEEALAHIRAGKASIRLLDGIRVDSYGSMVPISNVAAVTTPDARSIMIKPWDKSMFRIIEKAIIDSDLGIMPENNGEMIRIGIPPLTEERRKQLAKQCKGEGETAKVSVRNARRDGIDALKKAVKDGLAEDEQKNAEAKLQKIHDKYIKQIDDMLTEKEKEIMTV, encoded by the coding sequence ATGGTAGACGTAAAGACTTGCCTTAACAACGCACAAGAAAAAATGGATATGGCCATCATGTATCTGGAAGAAGCACTAGCACATATCCGCGCCGGGAAAGCGAGTATCCGCTTATTAGATGGCATCCGCGTAGATTCTTACGGAAGCATGGTGCCTATCAGCAATGTGGCAGCTGTTACTACTCCGGATGCTCGTAGTATCATGATCAAGCCTTGGGATAAAAGCATGTTTCGTATCATCGAAAAAGCAATCATCGACTCTGACCTCGGCATCATGCCCGAAAACAATGGCGAGATGATCCGCATCGGCATTCCTCCTCTGACGGAAGAACGTCGTAAACAACTGGCAAAACAGTGTAAGGGAGAAGGTGAAACAGCTAAAGTAAGTGTACGCAATGCCCGTCGTGACGGCATCGACGCACTGAAAAAAGCTGTAAAAGACGGATTGGCAGAAGACGAACAGAAAAATGCGGAAGCCAAACTGCAAAAGATCCATGATAAGTATATCAAACAAATCGATGATATGCTGACTGAAAAGGAAAAAGAAATTATGACCGTTTAA
- a CDS encoding MATE family efflux transporter, whose translation MINKKQSPENRRILRIAIPSIISNITVPLLGLIDVTIVGHLGSPAYIGAIAVGGMLFNIIYWIFGFLRMGTSGMTSQAYGRHDLNEITRLLLRSVGVGLLIALCLLILQCPILKLAFTLIQTTPEVKQLTTTYFYICIWGAPATLGLYGFAGWFIGMQNSRFPMYIAITQNIVNIVASLCFVYLLDMKVAGVATGTLIAQYAGFFMAILLYMRYYSALKKQITWKEIIQKQAMYRFFQVNRDIFFRTLCLVMVTLFFTSAGAAQGEIILAVNTLLMQLFTLFSYIMDGFAYAGEALAGRYIGAKNQTALRSTVHHLFYWGLGLSLVFTILYAAGGKEFLGLLTNDTSVINASDTYFYWALIIPLAGFSAFLWDGVFIGATATRQMLYSMLAASASFFGVYYAFHSLWGNHALWLAFLIYLSLRGMIQTFLGRRIMKKVIVSR comes from the coding sequence ATGATAAATAAAAAACAATCCCCCGAAAACAGGCGAATATTACGGATAGCCATACCCTCGATTATATCAAATATTACCGTCCCGCTACTGGGACTTATCGATGTTACCATCGTAGGTCACCTCGGTTCTCCAGCCTATATTGGAGCCATCGCCGTAGGGGGCATGTTGTTCAATATCATCTACTGGATTTTCGGTTTTCTGCGTATGGGGACGAGTGGCATGACCTCACAAGCGTATGGCCGGCATGATCTAAATGAAATCACTCGGTTACTGTTACGTTCTGTTGGTGTAGGGTTGTTGATCGCTCTTTGCCTGTTGATACTCCAGTGCCCTATTCTGAAATTGGCATTCACTCTGATACAAACCACACCGGAAGTCAAGCAGCTGACAACCACCTATTTCTATATCTGCATCTGGGGAGCTCCCGCCACATTAGGACTTTATGGATTCGCCGGTTGGTTTATCGGAATGCAGAATTCACGTTTTCCCATGTATATCGCTATTACTCAAAATATTGTCAATATTGTGGCCAGCCTATGCTTTGTCTACTTGCTGGATATGAAAGTGGCAGGAGTGGCAACAGGAACTTTAATTGCTCAATATGCAGGTTTCTTTATGGCTATTCTGCTATACATGCGCTATTACAGTGCATTAAAAAAGCAAATTACATGGAAAGAGATCATACAAAAACAAGCCATGTACCGTTTCTTCCAAGTCAACCGGGACATCTTCTTCCGTACCCTTTGCCTGGTTATGGTCACCTTGTTTTTTACCTCTGCAGGAGCCGCGCAAGGAGAAATTATATTAGCCGTAAACACCTTGCTCATGCAGTTATTTACTCTATTCTCATACATCATGGACGGATTTGCCTATGCCGGTGAAGCACTGGCTGGCCGTTACATAGGTGCTAAGAATCAAACAGCCTTACGTAGCACAGTACATCATCTTTTCTACTGGGGCCTGGGTCTTTCACTGGTATTCACGATTCTCTATGCAGCTGGTGGAAAAGAATTTCTGGGATTGCTAACCAATGACACTTCAGTAATCAACGCTTCAGACACTTATTTTTACTGGGCACTAATTATTCCGTTAGCCGGTTTTTCCGCTTTCCTGTGGGATGGAGTCTTTATTGGTGCCACCGCTACCCGCCAGATGCTTTACTCCATGCTAGCCGCCTCTGCCAGCTTCTTCGGAGTATATTATGCCTTCCATTCTCTTTGGGGAAATCACGCCCTGTGGCTGGCTTTTCTCATTTATCTGTCCTTGCGAGGAATGATACAAACCTTTTTGGGAAGGCGAATAATGAAAAAAGTAATCGTATCCCGCTGA
- a CDS encoding efflux RND transporter periplasmic adaptor subunit yields the protein MNKKTKWGIIILVGAGIIGGGIYSQLPKKNDELTAADKVMGGNQKKGKQVLNVNAKVIKPQSLTDEFITTGVLLPDEEVDLSFETSGKIVEINFEEGTAVKKGQLLAKVNDRQLQAQLQRLVSQLKLAEDRVFRQNALLKRDAVSKEAYEQVKTDLATLNADIEIIKTNIELTELRAPFDGVIGLRQVSVGTYASPTTVIAKLTKIAPLKVEFSVPERYAKQIKKGTNLNFSVEGNLDAFGAQVYAVESAIDPNLHQFTARALYPNVNHTLLPGRYASVLLKKDEIPDAIAIPTEAIVPEMGKDKVYLYKSGKAEPVDIITGIRTASEVQVIRGLHRGDTIITSGTLQLRTGLAVTLDNID from the coding sequence ATGAATAAAAAGACTAAATGGGGCATCATTATTCTTGTTGGTGCCGGAATTATCGGTGGAGGAATCTATTCACAATTACCGAAAAAAAACGATGAACTAACAGCTGCCGACAAAGTGATGGGCGGCAATCAGAAAAAAGGGAAACAAGTTCTAAATGTAAATGCTAAAGTCATAAAGCCACAATCCCTGACAGACGAGTTTATTACTACCGGCGTACTTCTGCCCGATGAGGAAGTGGATTTATCTTTCGAAACTTCGGGAAAAATTGTGGAAATCAACTTCGAGGAAGGAACGGCCGTAAAAAAAGGGCAGTTGCTTGCCAAAGTAAATGACCGGCAGTTGCAGGCACAATTACAACGCCTCGTTTCACAATTAAAACTGGCAGAAGACCGTGTATTCCGCCAGAACGCTCTGCTGAAACGGGATGCCGTCAGTAAAGAAGCTTACGAACAAGTAAAAACGGATTTGGCAACCCTGAACGCAGATATAGAAATAATCAAAACCAATATCGAATTAACCGAACTTCGTGCTCCGTTCGATGGGGTGATCGGGCTCCGCCAAGTTAGTGTCGGCACTTATGCTTCTCCGACTACTGTTATTGCCAAACTGACCAAAATCGCTCCATTGAAAGTGGAATTCTCCGTACCGGAACGTTATGCCAAGCAAATCAAGAAAGGGACCAACTTGAACTTCAGCGTTGAAGGGAACCTGGATGCTTTCGGTGCACAAGTGTATGCTGTGGAGTCAGCTATTGACCCGAACCTGCATCAGTTTACCGCCCGTGCATTATACCCGAATGTCAATCACACCCTGCTTCCCGGCCGTTACGCGAGCGTGCTGTTGAAAAAGGATGAAATACCTGACGCAATTGCCATTCCCACAGAAGCTATTGTGCCGGAAATGGGCAAAGACAAGGTCTATCTGTATAAATCAGGGAAGGCCGAACCAGTGGATATTATTACCGGCATCCGCACCGCATCTGAGGTACAGGTGATCAGAGGATTACACAGGGGAGATACCATCATTACTTCAGGAACACTGCAACTACGTACCGGACTTGCCGTTACTCTTGACAACATTGATTAA
- a CDS encoding efflux RND transporter permease subunit — translation MNISELSIRRPVLATVLTIIILLFGFIGYNYLGVREYPSVDNPIISVSCSYPGANADVIENQITEPLEQNINGIPGIRSLSSVSQQGQSRITVEFELSVDLETAANDVRDKVSRAQRYLPRDCDPPTVSKADADAMPILMVALQSDKRTLLELSEIADLTVKEQLQTIADVSGVSIWGEKRYSMRLWLDPVKMAGYGITPIDVKNAVDNENVELPSGSIEGNTTELTIRTLGLMHTADEFNDLIIKEENNHIVRFSDIGRAELGPADIKSYMKMNGVPMVGVVVIPQPGANHIEIADAVYQRMEQMKKDLPEDVHYNYGFDNTKFIRASINEVKSTVYEAFILVIIIIFLFLRDWRVTLVPCIVIPVSLIGAFFVMYLAGFSINVLSMLAIVLSVGLVVDDAIVMTENIYIRIEKGMAPKEAGIEGAKEIFFAVISTTITLVAVFFPIVFMDGMTGRLFREFSIVISGSVIISSFAALTFTPMLATKLLIKREKQSWFYAKTEPFFEGMNRLYSRSLAAFLNKRWIALPFTFITICLIGFLWNAIPAEMAPLEDRSQISINTRGAEGVTYEYIRDYTEDINQLVDSILPDAEAVTARVSSGSGNVRITLKDMQDRNYTQMDVAEKISKAVRKKTMARSFVQQQSSFGGRRGSMPIQYVLQATNLEKLEEVLPKFIAKVYENPVFQMADVDLKFSKPEARIQINRDKASIMGVSTRNIAQTLQYGLSGQRMGYFYMNGKQYEILGEINRQQRNKPADLKAIYVRNSSGDMIQLDNLIELESGIAPPKLYRYNRFVSATISAGLADGKTIGQGLEEMDKIAKETLDDTFRTALSGDSKEYRESSSSLMFAFILAILLIYLILAAQFESFKDPLIIMLTVPLAIAGALVFMYFGDITMNIFSQIGIIMLIGLVAKNGILIVEFANQKQETGEDKMNAIKDAALQRLRPILMTSASTVLGLIPLAFATGEGCNQRIAMGTAVVGGMVVSTLLTMYIVPAIYSYISTNRIKKLPE, via the coding sequence ATGAATATATCCGAATTAAGTATACGTCGCCCGGTATTAGCCACAGTATTAACGATCATCATCCTCCTTTTCGGATTCATCGGATACAATTATCTGGGTGTCCGTGAGTATCCGTCGGTGGATAATCCGATCATTTCTGTCAGCTGTTCTTATCCGGGAGCTAATGCCGATGTTATCGAGAACCAGATAACCGAACCGTTGGAACAGAATATCAATGGTATTCCCGGTATCCGTTCTTTGTCCAGTGTGAGTCAGCAGGGACAAAGCCGTATCACAGTAGAATTTGAATTGTCCGTCGATCTGGAAACAGCGGCCAACGACGTACGTGACAAGGTTTCACGTGCCCAACGTTATCTGCCCCGCGACTGCGACCCTCCGACTGTTTCAAAAGCGGATGCTGATGCTATGCCTATCTTAATGGTTGCACTTCAAAGTGACAAGCGCACGCTATTGGAATTGAGCGAAATCGCGGATTTGACTGTAAAGGAACAGTTACAAACTATTGCCGACGTAAGTGGTGTATCGATCTGGGGAGAGAAACGTTACTCCATGCGCCTTTGGCTCGACCCGGTAAAGATGGCGGGATATGGTATTACTCCCATCGATGTTAAAAATGCCGTGGACAATGAAAACGTGGAGCTCCCTTCCGGTAGTATCGAAGGGAATACCACCGAGCTGACTATCCGCACACTGGGATTAATGCATACTGCAGATGAATTCAATGATTTGATTATCAAAGAAGAGAATAACCATATTGTACGTTTCAGTGATATCGGACGTGCAGAATTGGGACCTGCCGATATCAAGAGTTATATGAAAATGAACGGAGTTCCTATGGTAGGTGTCGTAGTCATTCCACAGCCGGGTGCCAACCATATTGAAATCGCGGATGCTGTATACCAGCGCATGGAGCAGATGAAAAAAGACTTGCCGGAAGATGTGCATTATAATTATGGTTTTGACAACACCAAATTTATCCGTGCGTCTATCAATGAGGTTAAATCAACTGTATATGAAGCTTTTATACTCGTAATCATCATAATCTTCCTCTTCCTGCGTGACTGGCGCGTCACATTGGTGCCTTGTATCGTAATCCCTGTCTCTCTTATCGGCGCATTCTTCGTTATGTATCTGGCAGGATTCTCCATTAATGTACTTTCCATGCTCGCCATCGTACTGTCGGTGGGGCTGGTGGTAGATGATGCCATCGTTATGACGGAAAATATTTATATCCGTATTGAAAAGGGAATGGCTCCCAAAGAAGCGGGAATAGAAGGAGCTAAAGAAATCTTCTTTGCCGTCATCTCAACGACTATCACGCTGGTTGCCGTATTCTTCCCTATCGTCTTTATGGATGGAATGACAGGACGATTGTTCCGGGAATTCAGTATCGTTATTTCAGGTTCAGTCATCATTTCATCGTTTGCGGCATTGACTTTCACTCCGATGCTGGCAACAAAATTACTTATAAAGAGGGAAAAGCAAAGTTGGTTTTATGCGAAGACCGAACCATTCTTCGAAGGAATGAACCGGCTATACAGCCGGTCACTTGCCGCTTTCCTTAACAAACGCTGGATTGCTCTTCCATTTACTTTCATCACCATTTGCCTGATCGGTTTTCTATGGAATGCCATTCCCGCAGAAATGGCTCCACTTGAGGACCGTTCGCAAATCAGTATTAACACCCGGGGTGCAGAAGGTGTCACTTACGAATATATCCGGGATTACACGGAGGACATCAATCAACTGGTTGACTCTATTCTTCCCGATGCGGAAGCTGTTACAGCCCGTGTATCCAGTGGTAGCGGAAATGTACGCATCACATTGAAAGATATGCAAGACCGTAACTACACACAGATGGATGTTGCAGAGAAAATATCAAAAGCGGTACGGAAGAAAACAATGGCGCGTTCATTCGTACAGCAACAGTCTTCTTTCGGCGGACGTCGTGGAAGTATGCCTATACAATATGTACTTCAGGCTACCAATTTGGAAAAGCTGGAAGAAGTGCTACCCAAGTTTATAGCTAAAGTATATGAAAATCCAGTTTTCCAGATGGCTGACGTTGATTTGAAGTTCAGTAAACCTGAAGCCCGTATTCAAATCAACCGAGATAAGGCCAGTATCATGGGAGTAAGTACCAGAAACATTGCTCAAACGCTGCAATATGGATTAAGCGGCCAACGTATGGGATATTTCTATATGAACGGTAAGCAATACGAAATTCTTGGTGAAATCAACCGTCAGCAACGAAACAAACCGGCCGACCTGAAGGCGATTTACGTTCGTAACAGTAGTGGGGATATGATTCAGTTGGACAACTTGATTGAATTGGAAAGTGGTATTGCTCCTCCCAAATTATATCGCTATAACCGTTTTGTGTCAGCCACCATCTCTGCTGGATTGGCAGATGGCAAAACAATCGGACAAGGCTTGGAGGAAATGGATAAGATTGCCAAAGAAACATTGGACGACACTTTCCGCACTGCCCTATCGGGAGACTCTAAAGAATATCGTGAAAGTTCTTCCAGCCTAATGTTCGCCTTTATCCTGGCCATCCTTTTGATTTACCTGATTCTGGCAGCCCAGTTTGAAAGTTTCAAAGATCCGTTGATTATCATGTTGACAGTGCCACTGGCTATTGCCGGCGCCTTGGTCTTCATGTATTTTGGAGATATTACAATGAATATTTTCAGTCAGATCGGTATTATCATGCTGATCGGTTTGGTGGCAAAGAATGGTATCCTGATTGTAGAATTTGCCAATCAGAAACAGGAAACCGGAGAAGATAAAATGAATGCTATCAAAGATGCCGCACTGCAACGTCTCCGTCCGATTCTGATGACAAGTGCCTCTACGGTTTTAGGACTTATCCCACTGGCTTTTGCCACCGGAGAAGGTTGTAACCAACGTATCGCCATGGGTACGGCAGTAGTAGGTGGTATGGTCGTATCTACCCTGCTTACGATGTACATTGTACCGGCTATTTACAGTTACATCTCGACTAACCGAATCAAAAAACTACCAGAATGA
- a CDS encoding TolC family protein, with protein MKQKGIYMKQTIYITIVCAFLSVSFAKAQVLTLKECLEEGLQNNYSLRIIHNEEQISKNNATLGNAGYLPTLDFSAGYTGNLDNIETKARATGEITKYNGVYDQTVNVGLNLNWTIFDGFNISTTYKQLKELERQGETNTRIAIEDFIASLTSEYYNFIQQKIRLKNFHYAMSLSKERLRIAEASHLVGKFSGLDYQQAKVDFNADSAQYIKQQELLHSSRIQLNELMANNNVNQNIIIKDSTINVHSDLQFDDLWNSTLATNASLLKADQNTVLAQLDYKKINSRNYPYLKLNTGYGYTFNKYDINANSRRGELGFNAGITIGFNIFDGNRRREKRNASLAFKNRRLERQDLELSLRSDLSNLWQAYRNNLQLLNLERQNLITAKDNHDIAMDRYIQGDLSGFEVREAQKSLLDAEERILSAEYNTKLCEISLLQISGKITKYLE; from the coding sequence ATGAAACAGAAAGGAATTTACATGAAACAAACTATTTATATAACTATTGTATGTGCCTTCTTATCAGTCTCTTTTGCAAAGGCACAAGTCCTCACGCTAAAGGAATGTCTGGAAGAAGGATTACAAAATAATTACTCTTTACGCATCATACATAACGAAGAGCAGATCAGCAAAAACAACGCAACGTTGGGAAATGCAGGTTACCTGCCTACACTGGACTTCTCTGCCGGATATACCGGAAACCTGGATAATATTGAAACCAAGGCGCGTGCTACCGGGGAAATAACAAAATATAACGGAGTCTACGATCAGACGGTTAATGTCGGTCTTAACCTCAACTGGACTATTTTCGACGGATTCAATATCAGCACCACCTATAAACAGTTGAAAGAACTGGAACGTCAGGGGGAAACCAATACCCGTATTGCTATTGAAGACTTTATTGCTTCCCTGACTTCCGAATACTATAATTTTATCCAACAGAAGATCCGTCTGAAAAACTTTCATTATGCAATGTCGCTTTCTAAAGAACGCTTGCGTATAGCCGAGGCTAGTCACCTGGTCGGTAAGTTTTCAGGGCTGGATTATCAGCAGGCAAAGGTGGACTTCAATGCAGACAGTGCCCAATACATCAAACAACAGGAATTGCTGCATTCTTCACGCATCCAATTGAATGAACTGATGGCCAACAACAATGTCAATCAAAACATTATTATCAAAGACTCCACCATCAACGTACATAGCGATTTGCAATTTGATGATTTATGGAATTCTACGTTGGCAACCAATGCTTCTTTACTAAAAGCGGATCAGAATACGGTACTTGCTCAGTTAGACTACAAGAAAATAAACTCACGCAACTATCCATATCTCAAATTAAATACCGGATATGGATATACGTTCAACAAGTATGACATCAACGCAAACAGCAGAAGAGGTGAACTGGGCTTTAATGCCGGAATAACTATAGGTTTTAATATATTCGACGGTAATCGTCGCCGTGAAAAGAGAAATGCAAGTCTGGCTTTTAAGAACCGCCGCCTGGAACGACAAGACCTGGAATTATCACTTCGCTCTGATCTTAGTAACCTATGGCAAGCCTATCGCAACAATCTCCAATTGTTGAATCTGGAACGTCAAAACCTGATAACTGCGAAGGACAACCATGATATTGCCATGGATCGATATATACAGGGAGACCTCTCCGGTTTTGAAGTACGCGAAGCACAAAAAAGTTTGTTAGACGCAGAGGAGCGCATCCTCTCCGCCGAATACAACACGAAACTTTGCGAAATATCCCTGTTGCAGATCAGTGGTAAGATTACGAAGTATCTGGAATAA